The Pseudomonas sp. DG56-2 genome contains a region encoding:
- a CDS encoding Zn-ribbon domain-containing OB-fold protein, with the protein MSDVLATAAATLGPQEQYLEFLAQGRFMLQRSLSSGRYVFYPRVLIPGTGETDLVWEQAKGTGTLYAITVNRARNGSHNVALIDLDEGPRMMSRIEGRETAPIGSRVKARIIEEEGVAMVVFDVIEEVAA; encoded by the coding sequence ATGAGTGACGTCTTAGCCACGGCTGCGGCCACGCTTGGCCCGCAGGAGCAGTACCTCGAATTTCTTGCCCAGGGCCGTTTCATGCTGCAGCGCAGCCTGTCCAGCGGCCGCTATGTGTTCTATCCGCGGGTGCTGATTCCAGGCACCGGTGAAACCGACCTGGTATGGGAGCAAGCCAAGGGTACCGGCACGCTCTACGCCATCACCGTCAACCGTGCACGCAACGGCAGCCACAACGTGGCACTGATCGATCTCGACGAAGGCCCGCGGATGATGTCGCGCATCGAAGGCCGTGAAACGGCGCCGATCGGCAGCCGCGTCAAGGCACGGATCATCGAGGAGGAGGGCGTCGCTATGGTGGTCTTTGATGTGATTGAGGAGGTCG